From Methanomassiliicoccus sp., the proteins below share one genomic window:
- a CDS encoding helix-turn-helix transcriptional regulator, with translation MDALTASGVMNDEYAARILVWSIDKARTASEMSENLGIPISACYNRIRMLEGLGLLKCVEMKMSTSGKRIAVYQSMLRKASIFMERGEVRVKLELIDGKVEDLSLVRS, from the coding sequence ATGGATGCATTAACCGCCTCTGGCGTTATGAACGATGAATACGCGGCTCGCATACTTGTTTGGTCTATCGATAAGGCGAGGACCGCGTCCGAGATGAGCGAGAACCTGGGGATCCCCATCTCCGCCTGCTACAACAGGATCCGCATGCTTGAAGGCCTGGGATTGCTGAAATGCGTGGAGATGAAGATGTCAACCTCCGGAAAGAGGATAGCCGTCTATCAATCGATGCTTCGCAAGGCATCCATATTTATGGAGAGAGGCGAGGTAAGGGTAAAGTTGGAGCTTATCGACGGCAAGGTCGAGGACCTTAGCCTGGTCAGGAGCTAG
- a CDS encoding YhbY family RNA-binding protein, with protein sequence MPVKLSKKELIKKGSELDPTIHVGKEGVSEGIIEEVKAQIKRSKLVKVRVLPAADQDKNEVAQELARRTGAKVVETRGFTVLLCEASLFDEKSR encoded by the coding sequence ATGCCAGTCAAGCTAAGCAAGAAGGAACTGATCAAGAAGGGGTCGGAGCTCGATCCCACCATCCATGTGGGAAAGGAGGGTGTGAGCGAGGGCATCATAGAGGAGGTGAAGGCCCAGATAAAGAGGAGCAAGCTGGTCAAGGTCAGGGTGCTTCCCGCGGCCGACCAGGACAAGAACGAGGTGGCACAGGAACTGGCCCGAAGGACAGGCGCCAAGGTCGTGGAGACCCGTGGTTTCACGGTCCTGCTCTGTGAAGCAAGCCTTTTTGATGAGAAATCACGTTAG
- the serS gene encoding serine--tRNA ligase, which yields MLDIDLIRKDPEFVRTSLRNRNYSEEVLDEFLRIDGEWRKLVDEGNRLKYERNRASEAIPGLKGDEKQGMIAEMRRVSERIKQIDATVMELDASRADVVLNLPNIPDASVPVGSSSDDNQTIRTWGVKGRRFDFVPKKHFELAEDLDIIDFVRGTKITGSGFFVLKGDGARLDRALTQYMLDLHHGQGYTEIFPPAIVNKAAVIGTGQYPKMKDDMYWCERDDLWLNPTAEVPVTNLHQDEIFEKEQLPISYTAYLPSFRREAGRNADTRGIIRVHQFNKVELVKFLLPENSFAQLEVLRDDAEAVLQGLELPYRVQLLCTGDMGFASAKTYDLEAYAPGQEQWLEVSSCSCFTDFQARRARIKYRPEPHLKSEFVHTLNGSGLALPRTMVAVMENYQNADGSITIPQVLRPYMQGQEIIG from the coding sequence ATGCTCGATATCGATCTCATTCGGAAGGACCCAGAGTTCGTACGCACATCCCTGAGGAACAGAAACTACTCCGAGGAGGTGCTTGATGAGTTCCTCAGGATCGACGGGGAGTGGCGCAAGCTCGTCGATGAGGGCAACCGCCTAAAGTACGAGAGGAACAGGGCCTCTGAGGCGATCCCTGGTCTAAAAGGGGATGAGAAGCAGGGCATGATCGCAGAGATGCGCAGGGTCTCAGAGAGGATCAAGCAGATAGACGCCACGGTGATGGAGCTGGATGCCTCGAGGGCGGATGTGGTTCTCAACCTTCCCAACATTCCGGATGCCAGTGTGCCTGTAGGCTCGTCCTCGGATGACAATCAGACCATCAGGACATGGGGCGTGAAGGGACGACGTTTCGATTTCGTACCTAAGAAGCACTTCGAGCTGGCCGAGGACCTGGACATCATTGACTTCGTCCGCGGGACCAAGATCACGGGGAGCGGTTTCTTTGTGCTCAAAGGCGATGGCGCGCGACTGGACAGGGCTCTCACCCAGTACATGCTGGACCTACACCACGGGCAGGGCTACACGGAGATCTTTCCGCCCGCCATAGTGAACAAGGCCGCGGTCATTGGAACTGGCCAATACCCCAAGATGAAGGACGACATGTACTGGTGCGAGAGGGACGACCTATGGCTGAACCCCACTGCTGAGGTTCCCGTGACCAACCTGCACCAGGACGAGATCTTCGAGAAGGAGCAGTTGCCAATATCCTACACCGCATATCTGCCCTCGTTCCGCCGGGAGGCGGGAAGGAACGCTGATACCCGTGGCATCATACGTGTGCACCAGTTCAACAAGGTGGAGCTGGTCAAGTTCCTCCTTCCTGAGAACTCGTTCGCTCAGCTGGAGGTTCTTAGGGACGATGCCGAGGCCGTGCTGCAGGGATTGGAGCTACCATACAGAGTGCAGCTGCTGTGCACCGGGGATATGGGATTCGCCAGCGCTAAGACCTATGACCTGGAGGCCTACGCTCCCGGTCAGGAACAGTGGCTGGAAGTGTCATCGTGCTCCTGCTTCACCGACTTCCAGGCACGACGGGCGCGCATCAAGTATCGGCCGGAACCGCACCTCAAGAGCGAGTTCGTGCACACCCTTAACGGATCTGGCCTGGCCCTTCCGCGCACTATGGTCGCGGTCATGGAGAACTATCAGAACGCTGACGGCAGCATAACCATCCCCCAAGTCCTGCGTCCCTACATGCAGGGCCAGGAGATCATTGGGTAG
- a CDS encoding cation:proton antiporter, translating to MDLSIEAVLLQLFVLFLLAKLFGMVCERLGVSAVIGEILAGILVATTIPLSMLGLGPDVSLFNILGLDKDISFFEILSELGVIFLLFAVGLETPFSELRKVGKTATLVAVLGVILPFLAGFALILGFGHGQTEALFIGAAMVATSVGITARVISDLSLTQSVEARVIIGAAVIDDVLGMIVLAIVVGVASGGNTGILEIILVSASGIVFVLAVIFVGSIMMPHARRRVEDRRNRNKASDPDEDILCVEKKKPVLSPLPLALLICFALSFVASYVGLAAIIGAFLAGMAFAEFKDKWPCERDFDSINEFLVPFFFIYTGMLVDISSFGDVLFLAIIVTILAVLTKVVGCGLGSLKMGKKTSTIIGVGMVPRGEVGIIVASIGFGMQVVSQDMFSVVVFMSMATTIIAPFLLTWAFRRKYGECKLPEQSE from the coding sequence ATGGATCTGTCGATAGAGGCCGTCCTTCTTCAACTGTTCGTCCTATTCCTCCTCGCCAAGCTTTTCGGCATGGTATGCGAGCGCCTGGGGGTCTCGGCAGTCATCGGGGAGATCTTGGCAGGTATCCTGGTGGCCACCACCATCCCCTTGAGCATGCTGGGCCTGGGTCCGGACGTATCCTTGTTCAACATCCTGGGCCTTGACAAGGACATCTCCTTCTTCGAGATACTGAGTGAGCTGGGCGTCATCTTCCTGCTGTTCGCGGTGGGATTGGAGACCCCGTTCTCGGAGCTGCGCAAGGTAGGAAAGACCGCCACGTTGGTCGCGGTCCTCGGAGTCATCCTACCTTTCCTCGCAGGCTTCGCCTTGATACTAGGTTTCGGCCATGGTCAGACCGAGGCGCTGTTCATCGGTGCGGCCATGGTGGCCACCAGCGTGGGAATAACCGCCCGGGTCATCAGCGACCTGAGCCTCACCCAGTCCGTGGAGGCCAGGGTCATAATTGGCGCTGCCGTCATCGATGATGTCCTCGGCATGATCGTCCTGGCCATAGTAGTGGGGGTCGCCTCTGGAGGCAACACCGGGATACTGGAGATAATACTGGTCTCAGCCTCGGGGATCGTATTTGTCCTGGCAGTGATCTTCGTAGGTTCCATCATGATGCCCCATGCGCGCAGACGGGTGGAGGACCGCAGGAACCGCAACAAGGCCAGCGATCCAGATGAGGATATTCTATGCGTGGAGAAGAAGAAACCTGTGCTCTCCCCTCTTCCTCTGGCGTTGCTTATTTGTTTTGCCCTTTCCTTCGTCGCATCCTACGTGGGCCTGGCGGCCATCATCGGAGCATTCCTCGCAGGCATGGCCTTCGCCGAGTTCAAGGACAAGTGGCCGTGCGAGCGTGACTTTGATTCCATCAACGAGTTCCTGGTCCCCTTCTTCTTCATCTACACTGGCATGCTCGTCGACATCTCGTCCTTTGGCGACGTCCTCTTCCTGGCAATAATTGTTACCATACTGGCCGTGTTGACAAAGGTCGTCGGATGCGGCCTGGGATCGCTGAAGATGGGGAAGAAGACCAGCACCATCATCGGTGTGGGCATGGTCCCCCGGGGAGAGGTGGGCATCATCGTCGCGTCCATCGGGTTCGGCATGCAGGTCGTATCCCAGGACATGTTCTCCGTGGTGGTCTTCATGTCCATGGCCACGACCATCATAGCGCCGTTCCTGCTCACCTGGGCCTTCCGCAGGAAGTACGGGGAGTGCAAGCTGCCGGAGCAATCTGAGTGA
- a CDS encoding mechanosensitive ion channel family protein yields MQSSITGSSIFRPMVWVPALPMLEMGDAEWMNDVGWPILALVGVLTVSLYLWSYLSKNYEIWKAHEGRYFDFEVLEASRRMAFIFIVSLLFLCCYVVVSLVFHLTTHPDWPEVTSAVFKLFAMLIIILAARLVVMVLNRMARKHGTETAAGTRMPAALEYSAVILSYIIYIVSSIVVLLLAVSIFTEDLDLLFSNIGAFLSTKNPAILGTIAVIVGIYLAIKMEETILEDVKFRSRKFNPQVIDLIQVGIRYILTIIGVLIVLYNLFYIIEMGDVGVLLVLVTLIFIILGIVMAHSTVQNIISGLVLMDVTPFDVGDRIRIMNDMVGDVFEKGLVFTKIKTLTGEIVDIPNSKVIRQDITNFSRLPSHGVVLNFDVSFEIPHEMVESYVKEALQGVEGILNDPKPSLQAEEIKGRVIRYKLVFFTKDVQREASLRSAVINRIQDIFHTEGHKFLGA; encoded by the coding sequence ATGCAAAGTTCAATAACGGGGTCGTCGATATTCCGCCCTATGGTATGGGTGCCAGCGCTCCCCATGTTGGAGATGGGAGATGCCGAATGGATGAACGATGTGGGGTGGCCTATCCTCGCTCTCGTAGGAGTATTGACCGTTTCCCTCTATCTGTGGTCATATCTCAGCAAGAACTATGAGATATGGAAGGCACATGAGGGCCGGTACTTCGACTTTGAGGTCCTGGAGGCCTCGAGGAGAATGGCCTTCATTTTCATAGTGTCTCTCCTCTTCCTCTGCTGCTACGTGGTCGTGTCCCTGGTGTTCCACCTGACCACCCATCCTGACTGGCCCGAAGTGACCAGCGCTGTGTTCAAGCTGTTCGCCATGCTAATCATAATACTCGCGGCCAGACTGGTGGTCATGGTGCTCAACAGGATGGCTCGCAAGCATGGTACCGAGACGGCTGCCGGCACGAGGATGCCTGCAGCCCTGGAGTACTCGGCCGTGATCTTGAGCTACATCATCTACATCGTCTCGTCCATAGTGGTGCTGCTTCTCGCGGTCTCGATCTTCACCGAGGACCTGGACCTGCTCTTCAGCAACATCGGGGCTTTCCTCTCGACGAAGAACCCTGCCATACTGGGGACCATCGCCGTGATTGTGGGCATCTACCTCGCTATAAAGATGGAGGAGACCATCCTCGAGGATGTCAAGTTCCGCTCTCGCAAGTTCAATCCCCAGGTTATCGACCTCATCCAGGTGGGGATAAGGTACATCCTTACCATCATCGGTGTCCTCATCGTCCTCTATAACCTGTTCTACATAATCGAGATGGGCGACGTGGGCGTGCTGCTGGTCCTGGTCACCCTCATCTTCATAATCCTCGGCATCGTGATGGCCCATTCCACCGTGCAGAACATCATATCTGGACTGGTGCTCATGGACGTCACCCCCTTCGATGTGGGGGACCGCATCCGTATAATGAACGACATGGTGGGGGACGTCTTCGAGAAGGGCCTGGTGTTCACGAAGATTAAGACGCTGACGGGGGAGATTGTGGATATACCGAACAGCAAGGTCATAAGGCAGGATATAACCAACTTCTCCAGGCTCCCCTCCCATGGAGTGGTGCTGAACTTCGACGTATCCTTCGAGATACCCCATGAGATGGTGGAGAGCTACGTCAAGGAGGCGCTGCAGGGGGTGGAGGGCATACTCAACGATCCCAAGCCCTCGCTGCAGGCCGAGGAGATCAAAGGTCGCGTTATCCGCTACAAACTAGTGTTCTTCACCAAGGACGTGCAGCGCGAGGCAAGCCTGCGCTCTGCGGTGATCAATCGTATCCAGGACATCTTCCATACTGAGGGGCACAAGTTCCTCGGGGCCTGA
- a CDS encoding lamin tail domain-containing protein — protein MAGNKAQMPFSIVAVLLLVLSSASIALIYGSDMQKERARIPQETLEDMMRVMDEGCEDVARLAYSAAADTVLSVRSLNSTVVQEKFMSALASSLESTFSSDDGIMSVKVLPNLSLVYLNGNMIDPLIQRSHDLSSSKISSIPAYAAVVGNFTIEVHCPLGMLTKTTELEKDVYIPMPLLTYRLGQMSASLDSRGELENIVRYELAALAQDRVLRGYGSYAKTGPMSTEAILTAEDVVRAVEMALLLQELRYFHDLPSSAGPAWEAVDDMVLGQEGYLDPADLFLRSYGEDGIDLTALVAQSLYARADAIVLRWMEYLGFLELADKAEDLCKGIEGGLWSVVDLVTGGDRDQASMIGYISQAMTDAGFAEENYRWHNYGGGDIIVTLPSYRICLYDDAGQAVCPYFQGSYAVDLPSIDLFASEEWGELFDTYRSETHILAEGMKGYIQAIAQGIASHCSLPLMHLELDPEDDLSYVQEIDRQLQDAFTDRSSWLDPALQEIEEIGKVRDGLAQAVIDFTGNHWIELMQVNRSVYAAVQELSVTLAAQLEGRPGFSSASIAEARDTILMFLMGDGWGAREAIMESVLDRADPILDMLNRALSQRYAEVDPDVGFLASGLTILPGVGALTSLSVMETVEGMANGLAAQGGGLRLPLSSGGLMLTLADGQQRTENIAVDRSALRSASVGQAGSLDVDITLPWDFERNSTYPNRHVTEVMNMTSSPYLTQWSIAYEGQLDIMIRSGSADAPSTSCSAIISLCSSFNIVAFSGWGLKGVSYEPTATLIGDIQGFLLKAWDFLEEAVLAVGGTIGNAFQLFNWFVEGLLSFSTQGLEALNDLFTEIIDRMTAAVEGYLESMVGLVAESFLTIWGGTVIDLTVLGLDLSVQIAPQDSVLAGVKDLMRVDIEQSLMGVTLVSSLRVLRLATGEHALAAAVSLGEDDWKVGITVDPSCKVFSHEVEVRGYLGGSVLEVFFPEVERSEKISLALSDIPGVSQLLRCIPSPLPGTKFHIDARMELSFNVPHRPEVMINEVELNPRGTDRSREWVELINPTDEAVDLNGWALVSSRGQAHVEKLSGTLEAHGIWVHQFTGQALDNGDVEGFPLQETLALLDEQGNRVDSAPWLQDLKDDERTWQRTYDGSSSWEMREGSKGVSNGKVLSADADLAEVTALMVDCFQRSAQKVIGSSMDVTTLRDVIADALYCLEDRLLDSVEQAVSSLRFSLELGLDDVTGSLGGGLFAALVYDGKAIRDCLEWFVDTIGEVVRDPLNPQVAGSRAPVPIATLAEHVLIEAGAYLQVSAPDLVEDLVGIKITAKAVIRVALGNVVHIGQDPGSAVHFGLVAGGFPGASIRTPIGLAAVDSYDVWLLKGVLRTE, from the coding sequence GTGGCCGGCAACAAGGCTCAGATGCCGTTCTCCATAGTAGCGGTACTGCTGCTGGTTCTATCATCAGCAAGCATAGCCTTGATCTACGGCTCAGACATGCAGAAGGAACGGGCGAGGATCCCCCAGGAGACCCTGGAGGACATGATGCGGGTCATGGATGAAGGTTGCGAGGACGTGGCCCGCCTGGCATATTCGGCAGCGGCGGATACCGTCCTAAGCGTCCGCTCCCTGAACAGCACAGTTGTCCAGGAGAAATTCATGTCTGCCCTCGCCTCATCCCTAGAATCCACATTCTCTTCCGATGATGGAATCATGTCCGTGAAGGTGCTGCCGAACCTGTCGCTCGTCTACCTTAACGGGAACATGATAGATCCGCTCATACAGCGCAGCCACGACCTCTCTTCATCGAAGATAAGCAGCATACCGGCTTACGCAGCCGTTGTGGGTAACTTCACCATCGAGGTTCACTGTCCCCTGGGGATGCTGACCAAGACCACGGAGCTCGAGAAGGACGTCTACATACCCATGCCTCTTCTGACCTACCGCCTCGGCCAGATGTCCGCTTCCCTCGACTCCCGGGGGGAGCTGGAGAACATCGTCAGGTACGAACTGGCTGCCCTGGCCCAGGACCGGGTCCTCCGGGGCTATGGCTCCTACGCCAAGACCGGACCCATGAGCACGGAGGCCATCCTCACCGCTGAGGACGTGGTACGTGCGGTGGAGATGGCGCTTCTGCTCCAGGAACTGAGGTACTTCCACGACCTGCCCTCATCAGCCGGTCCTGCTTGGGAGGCCGTTGACGATATGGTCCTGGGGCAGGAGGGGTACTTGGATCCTGCCGACCTCTTCCTGCGTTCCTATGGCGAGGACGGTATAGATCTGACCGCGCTTGTAGCCCAGTCCCTATATGCACGGGCCGATGCCATAGTCCTCCGGTGGATGGAATACCTTGGCTTCCTGGAGCTGGCCGATAAAGCTGAGGACTTATGCAAGGGAATCGAAGGGGGTCTGTGGTCCGTTGTCGATCTCGTAACTGGAGGGGATAGGGACCAGGCCAGCATGATAGGCTACATATCCCAGGCGATGACGGACGCGGGCTTCGCCGAGGAGAACTACCGGTGGCACAACTATGGTGGAGGGGATATCATCGTGACGCTTCCCAGCTACCGTATCTGTCTCTACGATGACGCCGGACAGGCGGTCTGCCCCTACTTCCAGGGCTCCTATGCGGTTGATCTGCCCAGCATCGACCTCTTTGCTTCCGAGGAGTGGGGTGAGCTCTTTGATACCTATCGTTCCGAGACCCATATCCTCGCTGAGGGGATGAAAGGATATATCCAAGCCATTGCCCAGGGCATCGCCTCCCACTGCAGCCTCCCCTTGATGCACCTTGAGCTTGATCCGGAGGACGACCTTAGCTACGTTCAGGAGATCGACAGACAGCTGCAGGATGCGTTCACGGACCGCTCCTCCTGGCTTGACCCCGCCCTGCAAGAGATAGAGGAGATTGGCAAGGTCCGCGACGGGCTTGCACAAGCGGTCATCGATTTCACGGGAAACCATTGGATCGAGCTCATGCAGGTAAACCGTTCGGTATACGCTGCCGTTCAGGAGCTCAGCGTCACCCTCGCCGCCCAGCTGGAGGGCCGACCCGGATTCTCATCTGCTTCCATCGCCGAGGCCCGGGATACTATACTGATGTTCCTGATGGGGGACGGATGGGGAGCGCGGGAGGCTATCATGGAAAGTGTCCTTGACCGGGCCGACCCCATACTTGATATGCTCAACCGTGCCCTGTCCCAGAGGTATGCTGAAGTTGATCCTGATGTTGGCTTCCTCGCAAGCGGTCTGACCATCCTGCCCGGGGTCGGCGCCCTCACCTCTCTTTCAGTGATGGAGACCGTGGAAGGCATGGCCAACGGACTGGCCGCCCAGGGCGGAGGGCTGCGTCTGCCCCTGTCCTCCGGCGGCCTGATGCTGACCCTCGCCGATGGTCAGCAACGCACCGAGAACATCGCAGTGGACCGTTCCGCTCTCCGTTCTGCGAGCGTGGGGCAGGCTGGATCCTTGGACGTGGACATCACCCTTCCCTGGGATTTCGAGCGCAACTCCACCTACCCCAACCGTCACGTCACCGAGGTCATGAACATGACCTCATCCCCCTACCTTACCCAATGGAGCATCGCGTACGAGGGGCAGCTGGACATAATGATCAGGTCCGGTTCTGCGGACGCTCCTTCCACCAGCTGCTCGGCCATAATTTCACTGTGCTCTAGCTTCAACATCGTGGCCTTCAGCGGATGGGGGTTGAAAGGAGTATCGTATGAACCCACTGCCACCCTTATAGGGGATATCCAGGGATTCCTGCTGAAAGCATGGGACTTCCTTGAGGAGGCGGTCCTCGCCGTCGGGGGAACGATAGGGAACGCCTTCCAGCTCTTCAACTGGTTTGTCGAAGGCCTACTGTCCTTCTCCACCCAGGGCCTGGAGGCGCTGAACGACCTGTTCACGGAGATCATTGACAGGATGACGGCCGCTGTCGAAGGCTACCTGGAGAGCATGGTGGGGCTGGTGGCGGAGAGCTTCCTGACCATATGGGGAGGAACGGTGATCGACCTGACCGTTCTGGGCCTGGACCTGAGCGTGCAAATCGCTCCCCAGGATTCGGTCCTGGCAGGGGTCAAGGACCTGATGAGGGTGGATATTGAACAATCCTTAATGGGCGTGACCCTGGTCTCGTCGCTGAGGGTGCTCCGTCTGGCCACCGGCGAACATGCCTTAGCTGCGGCGGTCTCTCTGGGCGAGGACGACTGGAAGGTCGGCATCACCGTCGATCCATCGTGCAAGGTGTTCTCCCATGAGGTGGAGGTCCGCGGTTATCTCGGCGGCAGCGTCCTGGAGGTGTTCTTCCCGGAGGTGGAGCGCAGTGAGAAGATTTCCCTTGCACTTAGCGACATACCGGGTGTGTCCCAGTTACTGAGGTGCATCCCCTCCCCTTTGCCGGGTACCAAGTTCCACATTGATGCCCGCATGGAGCTGAGCTTCAACGTTCCCCATCGTCCGGAGGTCATGATTAACGAGGTGGAGCTGAACCCGCGGGGTACGGACCGCTCACGGGAATGGGTAGAGCTGATCAACCCCACCGACGAGGCGGTGGACCTGAACGGATGGGCCCTGGTCTCATCACGGGGGCAGGCGCATGTGGAAAAGCTGAGCGGGACCCTGGAGGCCCATGGCATCTGGGTCCACCAGTTCACCGGGCAGGCCCTCGACAACGGTGACGTCGAAGGCTTCCCCCTGCAGGAAACGCTCGCTCTACTGGACGAGCAGGGCAACAGGGTGGACTCCGCACCGTGGCTCCAGGACCTGAAGGATGATGAACGGACATGGCAGCGCACCTACGACGGCTCGTCAAGCTGGGAGATGCGGGAGGGCAGCAAGGGAGTGTCCAACGGCAAGGTCCTATCGGCCGATGCGGACCTGGCGGAGGTGACCGCCCTTATGGTCGACTGCTTCCAGCGGTCGGCTCAGAAGGTCATCGGTTCGAGCATGGACGTTACCACCCTCAGGGACGTGATCGCCGATGCCCTGTACTGTCTCGAGGACCGCCTGCTGGATTCTGTAGAACAGGCCGTCTCCTCCCTCCGGTTCTCATTGGAACTGGGACTTGACGATGTCACCGGGTCCCTGGGAGGGGGGCTGTTCGCGGCCCTCGTTTATGATGGAAAGGCCATCCGCGACTGCCTGGAGTGGTTCGTGGACACGATCGGGGAGGTGGTCAGGGACCCCCTCAACCCTCAGGTGGCGGGATCGCGCGCCCCCGTCCCCATCGCCACCCTGGCAGAGCATGTTCTCATCGAGGCTGGCGCCTACCTTCAGGTCAGCGCCCCGGACCTGGTCGAGGACTTAGTGGGCATCAAGATCACAGCCAAGGCAGTGATCCGAGTGGCCCTTGGAAACGTGGTACACATAGGCCAAGACCCGGGCTCGGCCGTCCACTTCGGACTGGTGGCGGGAGGATTCCCGGGCGCGAGCATAAGGACGCCGATCGGCCTGGCAGCGGTGGACAGCTATGACGTTTGGTTGCTGAAGGGGGTGCTGAGGACGGAGTGA
- a CDS encoding TrmB family transcriptional regulator has protein sequence MIDQTVLTPGGPDALEKEDLIILLKKTGLSDYEAKAYLALVRRSHGSAEDVADVAEIPRTSAYKVLESLQRKNFVSSRGGRPAVFYPVPPLEIRDRMSAELERTFTSLDRIRGTLTDMGTPQLVYTLVGKEKILSKIGDLLDQCNERFFLSSPELLEITNAFTTKFANAMKRGVRVTVVAEPSARVPDATEVIRRKDLLATDVVMDSEVALMATPDLSICGFTDNAFLAAHLDNFFQMSLERPMDSIR, from the coding sequence ATGATCGATCAAACTGTTCTGACACCCGGGGGTCCCGACGCCCTGGAGAAGGAGGACCTGATAATTCTCCTAAAAAAGACGGGATTGTCTGACTATGAGGCGAAGGCGTACTTGGCCCTGGTCAGGCGCTCCCACGGCTCAGCCGAGGATGTAGCTGATGTAGCGGAGATCCCCAGAACCTCCGCCTATAAGGTCCTGGAGTCGTTGCAGAGAAAGAACTTCGTTAGCTCTCGGGGAGGTCGCCCGGCGGTGTTCTACCCCGTGCCTCCTTTGGAGATACGGGACCGCATGTCCGCTGAACTGGAGCGGACCTTCACCAGCCTGGATAGGATCAGGGGGACCCTCACCGATATGGGAACCCCCCAGCTCGTATACACCCTCGTGGGAAAAGAGAAGATACTGTCCAAGATCGGGGACCTTCTTGACCAATGCAATGAGAGGTTCTTCCTGTCGTCGCCGGAGCTCCTGGAGATCACTAATGCCTTCACTACCAAGTTCGCCAATGCCATGAAACGGGGTGTGAGGGTCACCGTGGTGGCAGAGCCATCGGCACGCGTCCCGGACGCCACTGAGGTGATCCGAAGGAAGGACCTTCTGGCTACAGATGTGGTAATGGACAGCGAGGTGGCGCTCATGGCCACCCCTGACCTAAGCATCTGCGGTTTCACCGACAACGCCTTCCTAGCCGCTCATCTGGATAATTTCTTCCAGATGTCGCTGGAGAGGCCGATGGACTCGATACGGTGA